AAATTATTAACCGATTAATTCACGTTTTAGACGCTCTAGCTTGTTCACTACTGAGCTGTCATAAATATGGTTACCGATTTGAACACGAATACCACCTAATAATGATGGATCGATTTCGTTTGTAATGTTTAATGATTGTTTCCCAACAAGTTTAGCGAATGCTGCAGAAATTTTAGCGCTTTCTTCAGCAGAAAGTGCACGAGTTGAGAATACAGTTGCATCTGCAGAACCTTGTGCTTGTGCAGCAAGTTCAGCATACGCATTCGCAATAAGCTTCACTTCGTTTACACGCTTTTTCTCAACAAGTAGTTGAACTGTGTGTAAAACTTCTGGCGTTGCACTTGCAAAGATTTCAGCAACCATTTGTTTCTTGCGTTCGATAGAGAACTTAGGCGCATTTAAAAGTGTTAAAAAATCAGGAGATTCATTTACAACTTTTGTTAACTCGTTTAAGTCTGCCCCAACTTCAGCAAGAATATTTTTTTGTTGCGCAAGTTCAAAAAGAGCTTGAGCGTAACGCTTAGCTACAGTTGAATTACTCATTGAGCTTCCCCTGCCTTCGCAATCGTCTCTTCAATTAGAGCACGGTTGTCTGCCTCAGAAATCTCTTTGCTAAGGACTTTAGATGCTGCAAGTACAGATAATGAAACGACTTCATCACGTACAGCTGCGATCGCTTTTTCTTTTTCAGACTCGATTTCACGTAAAGCCGATTCTTTTAAGCGGTTAGCTTCGTTGCGAGCTGCTGTAAGAATTTCTTCTTTTTGCATTTCGCCTTGCTTCTTAGCACCCTCAACAATCGATTGTGCTTCCGTACGAGCTTCTTTAAGAAGACTTTTTTGTTCTTCTAAAAATTTGTGCGAATCTTTGCGCGCTTTTTCAGCTGCTTCGATTTCACTTGCTACTAATTCTTCACGTTGTTGCATGATGCCCATTAATGGACCCCAAGCGAACTTTTTAAGAAGAAGCATTAATACTAAGAAGATGACTAATGTTGAGACGATATCTCCACCATTGAATCCTCCACCTGCACCAAGTACAAGATTGTCTAAAAACACGATTGTTTCACTCCCTTCAAGAGCTTTAACTTCAACATAATAGTTTGTAATACTTAAAAAACTTACCTATTTTAAAAAGCTATATTTGCACATAGCTTTTATCAGTTCCAAAATGAAGGGCGAAGTTTCATCTGGTGAATCCTGCTTCGCCACTAGTAAAATTCAGTATACAACTGAATTATTTGTTCATTACGATGAATGCTACTACTACTGCGATGATCGGTAAGGCTTCAACTAATGCAACCCCGATGAACATAGTAGTTTGAAGAACGCCACGAGCTTCTGGTTGGCGAGCGATACCTTCAACTGTTTTTGATACGATAAGACCGTTACCAATACCTGCACCAAGTGCACCTAAACCGATTGCGATTGCTGCTGCTAATAAACCTAATGAACCTGTCATTTTTAAATTTCCTCCTTGGAATTGTTTGTTTTTTTGGTTCAAGCATAAAATTTATGCTTTATATTAATGGTCATCGCTCACTTTATGAGCCATGTAAACCATTGTTAACATTGTGAAGATAAAGGCTTGGATAAAGCCGATGAAAATAGAGAAACCTTGCCATGCCATCATAGGAACAATTGCCCCTACGAACCCGATTGGTCCTGATACGGCTAATCCTGCGATTAATGCAAGTAAAATTTCACCTGCATAAATATTACCGTAAAGACGCAGACCTAATGTTAAAGTGTTTGCAAACTCTTCAATGATTTTTAACGGGAACATAAATGACATTGGTTTGAAGAATGTACCAACATAATGGCCTGTACCCTTCATTTTGATACCATAGTATTGCGTTAATACTAAAATCATCGCTGCAAGAGTCATTGTAACCGTTGGGTCAGCTGTTGGCGATTTCCACCAAAGTTGATGGTCATAGATGATAGAGAATGGAAGACCTAATAAGTTAGATACTGCGATAAACATAATAAGTGTGATACCTAGAATGTGGAATCGTCCACCCGTTTTCCAGTCCATGTTGCTTTGAATGATATTCTTTACGAAATCCATAATCCATTCCATAAAGTTTTGCATACCAGTTGGTTTTAACTTTAAGTTTCTAGTTGAAATAACTGCGATTAAAAATACGATAGTAGCTGCAACTAGTAACATCATAACTGTAGATAAGTTAAATGTTAAAAATCCAATGGTTACTAACGGAGCTTCATGATTCATTGTTATTTTTCACCTCTCTTTCTAATAAAGCACATTAGTGGTTCCTTACATGAGATACAATTCTCTCGACAAAGAGAAAAACGTACGGAATCATTAGCCCTATGACCGTGCTAATTAAGTGAAAATAGTTTGGCAACGAAATGGCTATAGCAACTGCCGCTACACCTGATCCAAAACGAAGTGCTGTACCAAGTGAACCTATTTTCTTCCCTTCACTAATGGAACGATCAAACTTCTCCATACGGCGAACTAAAATCCAAAAATTATACGTACCAAAAAATGCACCGATTGCGATGCCCGCAAAAACAGTTTGATAGGACGTAAAGCCCCAGCCTAATGCGCAAAGTGCGAGCAAAAAAAATAACGCTCTCTTCTGCACAGCAAAAATGTGATGCAAATCTAGCATTGGTTTGTAGTCTCCTGAATCATTTTTTCGAGTAAAGAAAACGTTTGCTGACCACTTTGTGAAATCAGAAAAGAGCAGTGAAAAACACTACTCACAGCGGAATAGTAATGGGGACGTCATTTGAAATTACAGGTGTAAATCCCTAATAATGCCTTACACCCCATACTTATTCGGTATAAAACCGAAACGCACAAAACGTTGCAAATCGACAGTGATGGTTTGTACTGTCAATTTAGTAGAAACTTGATATAACAAGTGTTTCAACGTCTATCAACGAATAGAAACCCTTATCATTCTTACCCTTTGTAAGCATACAATAGGTGATATTTGAAGTCAATTAGTAAAGGAGAAAAACTTCACAGCCACTATACTCTTGTCAAATTGTTGACAAATTTGTGTATAAACTTTCATAGATTCCAAAAGTTTTTTCGGAATAATGCAAAAAAAAGCTAATTTACGACATAAATATGCTCGTAAATTAGCGACGCATTTACCATTAGTTCTATTTACTCATTTTTCGAACTCAGAATGGTGTATTACTTGCTTTTTTGTAAAAAATCTAAGAGTGCTTCCACAATACGCTGCGAAGCATGCCCATCTCCATAAGGATTAGAGGCTTTTGCCATAGCTTCGTATGCTTCTTTATCCTCTAGTAATTCTTTTGCTAGAGAATAAATCGTTTCCTCTTCTGTACCTGCTAGTTTCAAAGTTCCAGCAGCAATACCTTCTGGACGCTCTGTTGTATCACGTAGCACTAGAACTGGCTTGCCTAATGATGGTGCTTCCTCTTGTACACCGCCAGAATCCGTTAAAATCATATACGAATTAGCAGCGAAGTTATGGAAATCAAAAACTTCAAGCGGTTCAATTAAATGCACACGTTTATTATCACCTAATATTTCGTTGGCAATTTCTCGAACAGCTGGATTCATATGCACCGGATAAACAACCTGAACATCCTCATGCTCCGCCAGCAGTCGAGTAATTGCTCGGAACATATGGCGCATTGGTTCGCCTAAATTTTCACGACGATGTGCTGTTAATAAGATCATGCGGTCATTTGCTATTTTCTCTAACACTGGATGTGTATAATGTTCACTCACCGTTGTAGCTAATGCATCAATAGCTGTATTGCCCGTTACATAAATCGTATTTGGATTTTTATTTTCGTCCAATAGGTTTTTCTTCGATACTTCAGTTGGCGCGAAGTGTAAATCGGCCATGACACCTGTCAACTGACGATTCATTTCCTCTGGATAAGGCGAATATTTATTCCATGTACGTAAACCCGCTTCAACATGACCAATGGCAATTTGATTATAAAATGCTGCTAAACTTGCAATGAATGTTGTAGCCGTATCGCCATGCACTAAGACAATATCAGGTTGCGCTTCTTTCATAACTTTATCTAAGCCTTGTAAAGCATTTGTTGTCACATCAATCAGTGTTTGACGATCCTTCATAATATTTAAATCGTAGTCTGGCGTAATCTTAAATGTTTCTAATACTTGGTCAAGCATTTGGCGATGTTGTGCTGTTACAGTCACAATCGATTCCACTTGCTCGGGATGCTTTTGTAATTCCAATACAAGCGGGGCCATTTTAATCGCCTCTGGTCTTGTACCGAAAATCGTCATCACTTTCCATTTTTTCGTCAAAACGATTTGCACCGTCCTTTGGTTATATTGTACGTTTAAAAAGCATTGCCCCTTCTTCACCTTGAAGTGCCAAGTTCGGGGGATGAATTGCCCAAACATACTATGAAACGTCCTTCAGTACTGAAGGACGCTTTCAAGTGCTATAAAGTTGCTGTTTATAAAACGATATTACTTCGTAAGCAATACACGCAATATTATTTTGTACCGAATAAACGGTCTCCAGCATCACCTAAACCTGGAACAATGTAGCCATGGTCATTTAACTTTTCGTCAAGTGCTGCAATATAGATATCCACATCAGGATGTTCGTCTTGAATCACTTTTACACCTTCAGGCGCAGCAATTAAACACATAAATTTAATGCTTTTCGCACCGCGTTTTTTCAGTGAGTTGATAGCTTCCACTGCTGAACCACCCGTAGCAAGCATTGGGTCTACAATAATGAAGTCACGTTCTTCAACATCTGCAGGCAATTTTGCATAGTACTCAACAGGTTTTAATGTTTCTGGGTCACGATAAAGACCGATATGACCAACTTTAGCAGCTGGAATAAGTTTTAATACACCGTCTACCATGCCGATTCCTGCGCGTAAAATCGGTACGATAGCAAGTTTTTTCCCAGAAAGAACTTTTGTTTTTGCAATGGTTACAGGTGTTTCAATTTCAATTTCTTCTACAGGCATATCTCGCGTAATCTCGAATGCCATTAATGTTGCTACCTCATCAACTAGCTCACGAAATTCTTTAGTTCCTGTATTTTTATCACGAATATAAGTTAACTTGTGTTGGATTAGTGGATGATCAAATACGTATACTTTGCTCAAAGGGGTTCTCTCCTAACCGTTCGGATTGATTTTTATCTCAACTAGTATAACAGAAAATATCAACTGTCTCAAAATTAAATTCGAGATATGCCCTTTTCTAGAGTGTTTGCTACATATACAAGCTAATTATACATCAAGTATAGTATCAAGTTGTGCAATTGACATTGGTTTATAATAGAAGTAACCTTGTCCGACTGTACAACCTAGCGCTCGTAAAATCTCAACCTGTTCCTCATTTTCTATTCCTTCCGCAACAGATGTCATGCCTAAATTTAAAGCTAGCTGAATAATGGAACGTACAATGGCTAATGTTGCCGCATCTTTTATGTCATTAATAAAACTGCGATCAATCTTTAACTCTGTGAACGGTAATCGTTGCAAATAGCTCAGCGAGGAAAAGCCTGTCCCGAAATCATCCACCGATGTTTGAAAGCCATAGCTTTTTAATTCTTTGATAATGGTGAATGCAGTTTGGAAATCGACTAAACCGATATTTTCAGTTACCTCTAAAATAATATTGCTTGGATCAATTTTATATTTTTCAACGAGCTGGCGGATATCCCTTACAAAATGAAGATAGTAAAAATGATCTGGCGAAATATTGACTGCAACTTTCACCAGCTTCTTGCCTAATTGTTGCCGCTCTGCTAGCCATGCAAGTACTATCTCTAACACTTGACTATCAATCTCACGAACCTTACCTGCATTTTCTGCAACTGGTATAAACATAGCCGGCGATACAAAGCCGAGAATAGGTGAATGCCAACGAGCTAAAGCTTCAATACTTTGAATTTCACCCGTTCGTAAATCTACTTTCGGTTGTAGATTTACAGAAATTTCTTTATTTTTAAGTGCTTGTGATAAATGATTTAGAACAGTCATTTGTTGCTCTAGTAAATCGTTGCGTTCTTTTGTGAATATTTCCATATGTGTGCCTGGTTTGTTAGCTGCATAAGATAGTGCATTATCAGCAAATCGGATGGCATCAGCAATTTTTATTGCTTTATCAAAATAAGAAATTCCAGTTTTTAACGTAATATAAATGTGCTTACCATTTACTATAAAGGGCTGGCGTGTTAATTCTTTGATGCGTTGTTCATAGTCACTGAATTCTTCTTTATGTGTAACTTGAGAAATAATAAGACTCGAACTTGTAAATCGAGCAATATATTCATTAATTTCGGTTTTATGTTCTTGGAGGCGTCGAGCAACTTGCCTTAATAACTCGTCGCCCGCTTCTCGACCGTATAATTCAACGACTTGATGGAATTCACTAGGTTGTATTATTTTGATAAAGCCAATATGCCCACGCTGTTCTTCCTGTTCAATCTTATTTAAAAAACTATGTCGATTCGGCAAACCCGTTGTAATATCCTTATATGCTAAATCCCATATCCTTCTTTGTGTTTTTGCATACGTAAACGCTAATGCAACAAGTGCACCTATTTTTTCAAACAACTTATTAAACAATGTACTTTCGCTTGAATATTGCGAAAATATCATAAACAAGCCAATCGCTTGTTGCTTCTGATTACGAATAGGGACAAACCATCCAATTTGTTTATTTGTTGTATTGGCAAAACTTTTAAACTCTATTGGAATAGCAATATCTTCTAGGTTATTTGTAATTATCGTCGATCCCTGTTGCATCACCTGTCTATAAAAGTCGTTCATCTCACAAAATTGTGGTACATGGTCACGCATCCTATTAGAAGTAAACACTTGAAGTTGATTGGATTCTGTTTTAATAAGTATTGTACTAAAGACAAATGGAATAAAAAATTCATCTATGCCGCTACAAATAGTGTCCATTTTTTTGTAAAATGGCTCGTCTTTTTCTATCGCTTCGTAGATGGCTCTTTCTAATTTCATTATAAAATCTTCTGTATGATAATACGTTATATCCTTTACAAGTACTAACACAAATAAAGTTTCATTATTATGACTTTGAAAAGGAAGGGTCTGCATCTCGGCCCAAAATGGCGGCTTTTCAAAGCGATGGTGATGCAACTTTGCTGTCACCATTGCTCCACTATGTATTTTCTCTTTTATCATTTCAACTGTTGTCGTTTGTAACTGATTTGAAAGCATCTCAAAATAATCTTTTTTGAGGATCTCTGTATGACTTGCATTTATTAGCATGCAAAAAGATTCATTGCATTCTAGTATACAATTTGTTTTAGCATCTAAAATAACGTAGCTTTCTTTTGATTGTTCACCTAAGTTACGAATTGTCGTTAATAATATACTATTGTGTATATCCATAGATTTAGTAACCATCCAACCCCTCCCGTCTCTATCCACCAACTATAACTTCATTATATATTGTACATAAAAATTCAATAAATTGTCACTTTTATAAAAAAATATTATCCTTTTCAGGACATTAGTTGTCCTTAGTGAATACAATATACCCTTTTATTATATATTTATGTAAAAAAAACCAAAAATAAGATGATTTTTATTTTTGGGGTAGCAAAATAGTGATTATTGCAGATATATAAACAAAAAGGCCATGGCTAAAGTGAACTTTACACTTTAGTCACAGCCTTTTCGCAATAATGATTATGCGTATAATGGATGTTTGTCAGTTAAAGCTTTTACGCGCTCTTTTGCTTCAGCTTTCACCGCTTCATCTTCAGGGTTTTTAAGTACAGCTGCAATAATAGCGCCGACTTCTTTCATATCTTCTTCTTTAAAGCCACGAGATGTTACAGCAGGTGTACCAATACGGATACCAGAAGTAACAAATGGAGATTCTGTATCGTAAGGGATTGTGTTTTTGTTTGTTGTAATACCTACTTCATCTAGTGCATGCTCTGCTACTTTACCAGTTAAGCCAAGAGATTTTACGTTTAATAGTAATAAGTGATTATCTGTGCCACCCGAAACGATTTCTACACCTTCAGCGATTAGCACGTCTGCTAAAGCGCGTGCATTTGCTTTAATTTGTTTGGCATATTCTTTGAACTCAGGTTGTAAAGCTTCGCCAAATGCTACTGCTTTTGCAGCGATTACGTGCATAAGTGGTCCGCCTTGGA
This genomic interval from Lysinibacillus sphaericus contains the following:
- a CDS encoding F0F1 ATP synthase subunit delta, whose protein sequence is MSNSTVAKRYAQALFELAQQKNILAEVGADLNELTKVVNESPDFLTLLNAPKFSIERKKQMVAEIFASATPEVLHTVQLLVEKKRVNEVKLIANAYAELAAQAQGSADATVFSTRALSAEESAKISAAFAKLVGKQSLNITNEIDPSLLGGIRVQIGNHIYDSSVVNKLERLKRELIG
- the atpF gene encoding F0F1 ATP synthase subunit B codes for the protein MFLDNLVLGAGGGFNGGDIVSTLVIFLVLMLLLKKFAWGPLMGIMQQREELVASEIEAAEKARKDSHKFLEEQKSLLKEARTEAQSIVEGAKKQGEMQKEEILTAARNEANRLKESALREIESEKEKAIAAVRDEVVSLSVLAASKVLSKEISEADNRALIEETIAKAGEAQ
- the atpE gene encoding F0F1 ATP synthase subunit C — its product is MTGSLGLLAAAIAIGLGALGAGIGNGLIVSKTVEGIARQPEARGVLQTTMFIGVALVEALPIIAVVVAFIVMNK
- the atpB gene encoding F0F1 ATP synthase subunit A, with product MNHEAPLVTIGFLTFNLSTVMMLLVAATIVFLIAVISTRNLKLKPTGMQNFMEWIMDFVKNIIQSNMDWKTGGRFHILGITLIMFIAVSNLLGLPFSIIYDHQLWWKSPTADPTVTMTLAAMILVLTQYYGIKMKGTGHYVGTFFKPMSFMFPLKIIEEFANTLTLGLRLYGNIYAGEILLALIAGLAVSGPIGFVGAIVPMMAWQGFSIFIGFIQAFIFTMLTMVYMAHKVSDDH
- a CDS encoding ATP synthase subunit I; this encodes MLDLHHIFAVQKRALFFLLALCALGWGFTSYQTVFAGIAIGAFFGTYNFWILVRRMEKFDRSISEGKKIGSLGTALRFGSGVAAVAIAISLPNYFHLISTVIGLMIPYVFLFVERIVSHVRNH
- the wecB gene encoding non-hydrolyzing UDP-N-acetylglucosamine 2-epimerase → MTKKWKVMTIFGTRPEAIKMAPLVLELQKHPEQVESIVTVTAQHRQMLDQVLETFKITPDYDLNIMKDRQTLIDVTTNALQGLDKVMKEAQPDIVLVHGDTATTFIASLAAFYNQIAIGHVEAGLRTWNKYSPYPEEMNRQLTGVMADLHFAPTEVSKKNLLDENKNPNTIYVTGNTAIDALATTVSEHYTHPVLEKIANDRMILLTAHRRENLGEPMRHMFRAITRLLAEHEDVQVVYPVHMNPAVREIANEILGDNKRVHLIEPLEVFDFHNFAANSYMILTDSGGVQEEAPSLGKPVLVLRDTTERPEGIAAGTLKLAGTEEETIYSLAKELLEDKEAYEAMAKASNPYGDGHASQRIVEALLDFLQKSK
- the upp gene encoding uracil phosphoribosyltransferase; translation: MSKVYVFDHPLIQHKLTYIRDKNTGTKEFRELVDEVATLMAFEITRDMPVEEIEIETPVTIAKTKVLSGKKLAIVPILRAGIGMVDGVLKLIPAAKVGHIGLYRDPETLKPVEYYAKLPADVEERDFIIVDPMLATGGSAVEAINSLKKRGAKSIKFMCLIAAPEGVKVIQDEHPDVDIYIAALDEKLNDHGYIVPGLGDAGDRLFGTK
- a CDS encoding EAL domain-containing protein: MVTKSMDIHNSILLTTIRNLGEQSKESYVILDAKTNCILECNESFCMLINASHTEILKKDYFEMLSNQLQTTTVEMIKEKIHSGAMVTAKLHHHRFEKPPFWAEMQTLPFQSHNNETLFVLVLVKDITYYHTEDFIMKLERAIYEAIEKDEPFYKKMDTICSGIDEFFIPFVFSTILIKTESNQLQVFTSNRMRDHVPQFCEMNDFYRQVMQQGSTIITNNLEDIAIPIEFKSFANTTNKQIGWFVPIRNQKQQAIGLFMIFSQYSSESTLFNKLFEKIGALVALAFTYAKTQRRIWDLAYKDITTGLPNRHSFLNKIEQEEQRGHIGFIKIIQPSEFHQVVELYGREAGDELLRQVARRLQEHKTEINEYIARFTSSSLIISQVTHKEEFSDYEQRIKELTRQPFIVNGKHIYITLKTGISYFDKAIKIADAIRFADNALSYAANKPGTHMEIFTKERNDLLEQQMTVLNHLSQALKNKEISVNLQPKVDLRTGEIQSIEALARWHSPILGFVSPAMFIPVAENAGKVREIDSQVLEIVLAWLAERQQLGKKLVKVAVNISPDHFYYLHFVRDIRQLVEKYKIDPSNIILEVTENIGLVDFQTAFTIIKELKSYGFQTSVDDFGTGFSSLSYLQRLPFTELKIDRSFINDIKDAATLAIVRSIIQLALNLGMTSVAEGIENEEQVEILRALGCTVGQGYFYYKPMSIAQLDTILDV